In Salmo salar chromosome ssa03, Ssal_v3.1, whole genome shotgun sequence, a single genomic region encodes these proteins:
- the fytd1 gene encoding UAP56-interacting factor gives MSNVGFSATRGITSGAPDKVDMSLDDIIRLNKKEQQARRPSPGNRRPLQKGKVFVQGRPVGARARGQTQRGGGVPRGAITRAGVGRGRKIPPPVGRRRGQGVITGLAARKTAALQKGISPLNRPAINRKLQPFNNRSRPFNNQSRPFIQSAQYRQMQGQRRPYRQTDIQRGLNSTRPFQQRRRPLPPVQTQREARQATFLFRRGLKVHTQVPKPALTSIPPAPVRPRQWRTSTNSSGILTVSIDNPTAMTQSEPPCAWSLHPPAPTSSAPVKMKVEEEKKTEPPKGVPLQFDINIVGKPTAMTLNERFRILKDERVATAQTSKGSRFVTVG, from the exons ATGAGTAACGTTGGTTTTTCGGCTACACGGGGGATCACCTCAGGCGCTCCTGATAAGGTCGACATGTCTTTAG ATGATATAATTCGTTTGAACAAGAAAGAGCAACAAGCAAGGAGGCCGAGCCCGGGGAACCGCAGGCCACTACAGAAGGGGAAGGTCTTTGTCCAAGGGAGGCCAGTTGGAGCGAGGGCCAGGGGACAGACCCAAAGAG GAGGTGGTGTACCAAGAGGTGCGATAACGAGAGCGGGTGTTGGAAGAGGCCGAAAGATTCCCCCTCCGGTTGGTCGACGCCGGGGTCAAGGGGTTATCACTGGACTGGCAGCCCGGAAGACTGCAGCACTACAGAAAGGCATCAGTCCGCTCAACCGACCTGCTATCAACCGG AAGTTACAGCCCTTCAACAACCGATCGCGGCCCTTCAACAACCAATCGCGGCCTTTTATCCAATCAGCCCAATACAGACAGATGCAAGGCCAAAGGAGgccgtacagacagacagacatacagagaggccTCAACTCGACGAGACCCTTTCAGCAGCGGAGACG GCCCTTGCCCCCTGTCCAAACCCAGAGAGAAGCCCGCCAAGCCACGTTTCTCTTCCGCAGGGGCCTCAAG GTTCACACCCAGGTGCCGAAGCCGGCTTTAACATCTATACCCCCTGCCCCAGTTAGACCTCGCCA gtggCGCACGTCAACAAACAGCAGTGGGATCCTGACCGTTTCTATCGACAACCCCACTGCCATGACACAGTCTGA GCCTCCCTGTGCTTGGTCACTGCACCCCCCGGCCCCCACCAGCTCTGCCCCAGTCAAGATGAAGGTGGAAGAGGAGAAGAAAACGGAACCACCTAAAGGAGTTCCCTTGCAGTTTGACATCAACATTGTGGGGAAACCG ACTGCGATGACTTTGAATGAGCGATTCCGCATCCTGAAAGACGAGCGCGTCGCCACTGCGCAGACCAGCAAAGGCAGCCGATTCGTCACTGTGGGTTAA
- the fytd1 gene encoding UAP56-interacting factor isoform X1 — MSNVGFSATRGITSGAPDKVDMSLDDIIRLNKKEQQARRPSPGNRRPLQKGKVFVQGRPVGARARGQTQRVSFPGGGVPRGAITRAGVGRGRKIPPPVGRRRGQGVITGLAARKTAALQKGISPLNRPAINRKLQPFNNRSRPFNNQSRPFIQSAQYRQMQGQRRPYRQTDIQRGLNSTRPFQQRRRPLPPVQTQREARQATFLFRRGLKVHTQVPKPALTSIPPAPVRPRQWRTSTNSSGILTVSIDNPTAMTQSEPPCAWSLHPPAPTSSAPVKMKVEEEKKTEPPKGVPLQFDINIVGKPTAMTLNERFRILKDERVATAQTSKGSRFVTVG; from the exons ATGAGTAACGTTGGTTTTTCGGCTACACGGGGGATCACCTCAGGCGCTCCTGATAAGGTCGACATGTCTTTAG ATGATATAATTCGTTTGAACAAGAAAGAGCAACAAGCAAGGAGGCCGAGCCCGGGGAACCGCAGGCCACTACAGAAGGGGAAGGTCTTTGTCCAAGGGAGGCCAGTTGGAGCGAGGGCCAGGGGACAGACCCAAAGAG TGTCATTTCCAGGAGGTGGTGTACCAAGAGGTGCGATAACGAGAGCGGGTGTTGGAAGAGGCCGAAAGATTCCCCCTCCGGTTGGTCGACGCCGGGGTCAAGGGGTTATCACTGGACTGGCAGCCCGGAAGACTGCAGCACTACAGAAAGGCATCAGTCCGCTCAACCGACCTGCTATCAACCGG AAGTTACAGCCCTTCAACAACCGATCGCGGCCCTTCAACAACCAATCGCGGCCTTTTATCCAATCAGCCCAATACAGACAGATGCAAGGCCAAAGGAGgccgtacagacagacagacatacagagaggccTCAACTCGACGAGACCCTTTCAGCAGCGGAGACG GCCCTTGCCCCCTGTCCAAACCCAGAGAGAAGCCCGCCAAGCCACGTTTCTCTTCCGCAGGGGCCTCAAG GTTCACACCCAGGTGCCGAAGCCGGCTTTAACATCTATACCCCCTGCCCCAGTTAGACCTCGCCA gtggCGCACGTCAACAAACAGCAGTGGGATCCTGACCGTTTCTATCGACAACCCCACTGCCATGACACAGTCTGA GCCTCCCTGTGCTTGGTCACTGCACCCCCCGGCCCCCACCAGCTCTGCCCCAGTCAAGATGAAGGTGGAAGAGGAGAAGAAAACGGAACCACCTAAAGGAGTTCCCTTGCAGTTTGACATCAACATTGTGGGGAAACCG ACTGCGATGACTTTGAATGAGCGATTCCGCATCCTGAAAGACGAGCGCGTCGCCACTGCGCAGACCAGCAAAGGCAGCCGATTCGTCACTGTGGGTTAA
- the cpdp gene encoding CPD photolyase, whose product MHRSLLLIPASKYIWKFLTLESQRHCSFTKLVGLSSINRTTMPAEKRKATFAKMDNTKQQKLQAVKNGKRGREEGWLQGVVAEQRKEKKDLKFNKKRLRFLSQAQKIKQGSEGVVYWMNRDHRVQDNWALIYAQQLALEEKLPLHICFCLVIPQNSELATIRHFGFMLRGLEEVAKDCSALDIQFHLLQGSAGELLPGFVADWSFGAVVTDFSPLRTPLQWVEEVKKGLPSDIPFIQVDAHNVVPCWVASDKLEYSARTIRNKITKLLNEFLTEIPLVDKHPHTALRTAKPVDWPEALSSLEVDRTVEEVDWAKSGTAAGIAMLESFIDLRLKNFATQRNNPNSSAVSQLSPWIRFGHLSAQRVVLQVKRCGKSAGESVSSFTEELVVRRELTDNFCFYNPSYDSMKGANDWAQKTLKDHAKDPRPYVYTREQLEKAQTHDKLWNAAQYQMVIEGKMHGFLRMYWAKKILEWTSSPEGALSIAIYLNDRYELDGQDPNGFVGCMWSICGVHDQGWAERPIFGKIRYMNYKGCTRKFDVSQFEKKYCPKDL is encoded by the exons ATGCATCGCAG TTTGTTGCTCATTCCAGCATCCAAGTACATTTGGAAGTTTTTGACACTCGAGAGCCAAAGACACTGCTCCTTTACCAAATTAGTAGGCCTAAGCAGCATTAATCGAACCACCATGCCAGCAGAAAAACGCAAGGCAACATTTGCCAAAATGGACAACACCAAACAGCAGAAGCTGCAGGCTGTAAAAAATGGgaagaggggtagagaagagggcTGGCTGCAGGGTGTGGTGGCAGAGCAACGGAAGGAGAAGAAGGACTTGAAATTCAACAAGAAGCGCCTCCGTTTTCTGTCCCAAGCCCAGAAGATAAAGCAAGGTTCAGAGGGAGTAGTCTACTGGATGAACCGGGATCACAGGGTCCAAG ATAACTGGGCATTGATCTATGCCCAGCAGCTTGCCCTTGAAGAGAAGCTGCCCCTGCATATCTGTTTCTGTTTGGTGATACCACAAAACTCAGAGTTGGCCACCATCCGCCATTTTGGCTTCATGCTGAGGGGACTGGAGGAAGTCGCTAAG GACTGCAGTGCCCTGGATATTCAGTTCCACCTGCTTCAGGGCTCCGCTGGAGAATTGCTGCCAGGGTTTGTGGCGGACTGGAGTTTTGGGGCAGTAGTGACTGACTTCTCCCCTCTAAGGACACCGCTGCAGTGGGTGGAGGAGGTCAAAAAGGGGCTTCCATCGGATATCCCCTTCATACAA GTCGATGCCCATAACGTGGTGCCCTGCTGGGTGGCATCAGACAAGCTGGAGTATTCTGCCAGGACGATCCGTAACAAGATCACCAAGCTTCTGAACGAGTTCCTCACAGAGATACCTTTAGtggacaaacacccacacactgcTCTCCGAACCGCCAAA CCAGTAGACTGGCCAGAGGCATTGTCCTCTCTGGAGGTGGACAGGACGGTGGAGGAGGTGGATTGGGCCAAGTCTGGCACGGCAGCAGGCATAGCCATGTTGGAATCTTTCATCGACCTGCGCCTCAAGAACTTTGCCACTCAGAGGAACAACCCCAATTCTTCTGCCGTTAGTCAGCTCTCGCCGTGGATCCGCTTCG GTCACTTGTCTGCCCAGCGCGTGGTGCTGCAGGTAAAACGCTGTGGGAAGAGTGCCGGCGAGTCCGTTTCCTCCTTCACAGAAGAACTGGTGGTGCGCAGAGAGTTGACCGATAACTTCTGTTTCTACAACCCCAGCTATGACAGCATGAAGG GTGCAAATGACTGGGCCCAGAAAACGTTGAAAGATCACGCCAAAGACCCCAGACCATACGTCTATACCCGCGAGCAGCTGGAGAAAGCCCAGACCCATGACAAGCTCTGGAACGCAGCCCAG TACCAGATGGTGATTGAGGGTAAGATGCATGGCTTCCTAAGGATGTACTGGGCCAAGAAGATCCTGGAGTGGACCTCCTCACCAGAGGGAGCGCTGTCCATCGCCATCTACCTCAACGACCGATACGAGTTGGACGGGCAGGACCCTAATGGATTCGTAG gtTGTATGTGGTCCATATGTGGGGTCCATGACCAGGGCTGGGCCGAGAGACCCATCTTCGGAAAGATACGGTACATGAACTACAAAGGCTGCACCCGCAAGTTTGACGTGTCACAGTTTGAGAAGAAGTACTGCCCCAAAGACCTGTAA